The genomic segment GTCCGGCTGTCCGCAGGGGCAGCGGTGCGCGATGGCCCGCAGGCCGCGCGGCGGGCGGCCGAGCTGCTGCTTGAAGGCCTCGACGTCGGCGTCGGTGGGCTCGGTGCGCTCAGTGGTCGGCGGGGGCGTTTCCATGCCTGTCTTTCGTGTCCTTGGGTCAGTTGTCGGGGCGGTCGGCCTTGTCGACGCCGTCCCAGACGTTCGAGTACCAGGGGCGCGTCGCCGCCCCCTGGTCCGTGCGGCGGCTCTTGCTCGCCTCGGGGTCGATCACCGTGAAACCGGTCTCGCCGGGCAGCACGTAGTGCAGGCGGTCCCGGACGCGCTGCTCCGCGTACGCGTCGTCCTGCCAGCGGGCCTTCTCGTCGCGCAGCTCCTCGACGTCGGCCCGGTGCTCGGCCTGCTGCCGGCGCAGGTCGTCGATCTCGGCGCGCTGCGACACGTACTGCCGCATCGGATACGCGAGGGCGACGACCAGGGAGCAGAGCACGAGCGCGAGGAGCGCGGCG from the Streptomyces venezuelae genome contains:
- a CDS encoding FtsB family cell division protein, which produces MAKAGTKDRFSTATRLRLLGEQTAERVYRSQTKRQARRSRLTGRAALLALVLCSLVVALAYPMRQYVSQRAEIDDLRRQQAEHRADVEELRDEKARWQDDAYAEQRVRDRLHYVLPGETGFTVIDPEASKSRRTDQGAATRPWYSNVWDGVDKADRPDN